In the genome of Tannockella kyphosi, one region contains:
- a CDS encoding methyltransferase domain-containing protein — translation MHKLACPKCFEPLHIQNNSYICSNNHCFDIAKSKYINLLLNPVKATNNPGDSKESLLARKAYLDNHYYDCILHTVEDTIKKYQKESMHLLDLGCGQGYYTKSFQEDLGKEHTYYGLDISKVAINMATKYTKDIYWIVGNSKALPFSNQSLDIITAMFTVVNNEELERTLKDDGYIIHVTANPNHLIEIKELIYDEIKIKSDQYIRLPFQTIESYDLTQKVSIPCRGDALNLLMMTPHYYHIKKERRHVLDTLSSLDVTVDIKVTVYKKEEK, via the coding sequence ATGCACAAACTAGCGTGCCCTAAATGTTTTGAACCATTACACATTCAAAATAATTCCTATATATGTTCCAACAATCATTGCTTTGATATCGCTAAAAGCAAATATATCAATCTATTACTAAATCCTGTGAAAGCAACAAATAATCCTGGTGATAGTAAAGAAAGTTTACTAGCTAGAAAAGCTTATTTAGATAATCATTATTATGATTGTATTTTACATACTGTAGAAGATACTATTAAAAAATACCAAAAAGAATCAATGCATCTTTTGGATCTTGGTTGTGGCCAAGGATATTATACAAAATCTTTCCAAGAAGACTTAGGAAAGGAACATACCTATTATGGTTTAGATATTTCTAAAGTTGCCATAAATATGGCTACTAAATATACAAAAGATATTTATTGGATAGTTGGTAATTCAAAAGCGTTGCCTTTTTCTAACCAATCTCTCGATATCATTACGGCGATGTTTACAGTAGTAAACAACGAAGAACTAGAAAGAACATTAAAAGATGATGGATACATCATTCATGTTACAGCGAACCCTAATCATTTAATTGAAATCAAAGAACTAATCTATGATGAAATAAAAATAAAAAGTGATCAATACATCCGTCTTCCTTTCCAAACAATAGAAAGTTATGACTTAACACAAAAGGTTTCTATCCCTTGTCGAGGCGATGCTCTAAACCTACTAATGATGACTCCCCATTATTATCATATCAAAAAAGAAAGAAGACATGTTCTTGATACCCTTTCATCCCTTGATGTTACCGTAGATATCAAAGTAACCGTTTATAAAAAAGAAGAAAAATAA
- a CDS encoding aldo/keto reductase yields MKTIQLGKQGLEVSVLGMGCMGMTTGFGQAKEPFEMIKVIQEGYCKGIRFFDTAQSYQAVQENGDVLYNESLLGEALKDYPRDSYVLASKCGIIQRDGKQVYDASKEVIFEAIEETLERLQTDYLDLYFLHRVDNNTPIETVATTMQELMDLGKIKYWGMSEAPIELVERAHKVCPLSVVENEYSLLCREVEGSGYKQRLEQLGIGFVAYAPLGKAFLTGKLDFYQEFTSDDPRSRQPRFDPRIMEENRKLIEYIQMLASKKGKTAAQIALAWLMHQEQVVPIPGMRKIERIEENIGASDIELTKQELLCIRQSIDEMELYTLRFDPNFQRK; encoded by the coding sequence ATGAAAACAATTCAATTAGGGAAACAAGGTTTAGAAGTAAGTGTGTTAGGAATGGGATGTATGGGTATGACTACTGGGTTTGGTCAAGCAAAAGAACCATTCGAAATGATCAAAGTAATTCAAGAAGGTTATTGTAAAGGAATTCGTTTTTTTGATACTGCTCAATCTTATCAAGCAGTACAAGAAAATGGAGATGTTTTATATAATGAATCTTTGTTAGGAGAAGCTTTGAAGGATTATCCTCGTGATAGTTATGTTTTAGCAAGTAAATGTGGGATTATACAAAGAGATGGGAAACAAGTATATGATGCAAGCAAAGAAGTGATTTTTGAAGCAATAGAAGAAACATTAGAAAGATTACAAACTGATTATCTTGATTTATATTTTTTACATCGAGTAGATAATAATACACCGATTGAAACAGTAGCTACGACGATGCAAGAATTAATGGATTTGGGTAAAATAAAATATTGGGGTATGTCAGAAGCACCAATTGAATTAGTAGAACGTGCTCATAAGGTTTGTCCATTGAGTGTGGTTGAAAATGAATATTCTTTGTTATGTCGAGAAGTAGAAGGAAGTGGATATAAACAACGATTGGAACAATTAGGAATTGGCTTTGTTGCTTATGCTCCTTTAGGGAAAGCTTTTTTAACAGGGAAACTTGATTTTTATCAAGAGTTTACAAGTGATGACCCTCGTAGTCGTCAACCTCGTTTTGATCCACGAATTATGGAAGAAAATAGAAAATTAATAGAATATATTCAAATGCTTGCAAGTAAAAAAGGCAAAACAGCAGCACAAATAGCACTAGCTTGGTTAATGCATCAAGAACAAGTAGTTCCTATTCCTGGAATGCGTAAAATAGAGCGTATTGAGGAGAATATAGGAGCTAGTGATATTGAATTGACGAAGCAAGAATTACTTTGTATACGGCAATCTATTGATGAAATGGAACTATATACATTAAGGTTTGATCCAAACTTTCAAAGAAAATAA
- a CDS encoding septum formation initiator family protein: protein MARNGNLKGLLYLVFSVMMIVTIISKAIPIFSLSAQKNELEVEKVELEEQETSLEEVIDLLYDEEYALRYARSNYVFTIDGQSVSIIPD from the coding sequence GTGGCAAGAAACGGAAACTTAAAAGGTTTATTGTATTTGGTTTTTAGTGTGATGATGATTGTTACTATTATCTCAAAGGCAATTCCTATTTTTTCTTTAAGTGCTCAAAAAAATGAACTTGAGGTGGAAAAGGTAGAATTAGAAGAACAAGAAACTTCTTTAGAGGAAGTTATTGATTTATTATATGATGAAGAATATGCGCTTCGTTATGCAAGAAGTAATTATGTTTTTACAATTGATGGACAATCTGTATCCATAATACCTGATTAA
- the yabQ gene encoding spore cortex biosynthesis protein YabQ translates to MSSLQQIQSFVYAFVVSMVLLMVYAFLNRLFYRFEKSIFRLVIQVLMMSGFGFLTYWGLVMIQGGVVRLYQVVVFIIGYFFYQFFYASGWQIFLEYIMLGLSKVFFPILFLFRKIRAILKIV, encoded by the coding sequence ATGAGTTCTTTACAACAAATTCAAAGCTTCGTATATGCTTTTGTAGTTAGTATGGTTTTATTGATGGTGTATGCTTTTTTAAATCGATTATTTTATCGCTTTGAAAAAAGTATTTTCCGTTTGGTTATACAGGTTTTGATGATGAGTGGGTTTGGTTTTTTAACATATTGGGGATTGGTGATGATACAAGGGGGAGTGGTTCGTTTGTATCAGGTTGTTGTTTTTATAATAGGTTATTTTTTTTACCAGTTTTTTTATGCTAGTGGATGGCAAATATTTTTAGAATATATAATGTTGGGATTATCGAAAGTTTTCTTTCCTATCCTCTTTTTATTTCGTAAAATCCGTGCTATACTAAAAATAGTGTGA
- the yabP gene encoding sporulation protein YabP has translation MDNNSLRFEHTPYHNVYLKDRKHVELTGVKNIDSFDSLEFLIDTSLGFLNITGSELTLVRLDQEKCEVSIKGNIDSISYVSNKKSKTKDTVFNKLLK, from the coding sequence ATGGATAATAATAGTTTACGTTTTGAACATACACCGTATCATAATGTTTATTTAAAAGATCGAAAACATGTGGAGTTAACGGGAGTAAAGAATATTGATAGTTTTGATTCTTTAGAGTTTTTAATTGATACATCTTTGGGTTTTTTAAATATTACAGGAAGTGAATTAACGCTTGTTCGTTTGGATCAAGAAAAGTGTGAAGTAAGTATTAAAGGAAATATTGATTCTATTAGTTATGTTAGTAATAAGAAGTCAAAAACAAAAGATACTGTTTTTAATAAGTTGTTGAAATAA
- a CDS encoding 6-phospho-beta-glucosidase — protein sequence MAFDKDFLWGGAMAATQFEGGVLGTSKGLSVTDVMTAGAHGVPRVISDGVVEGNYYPNHVGIDFYNNYKEDIAMLAEMGFKCFRTSIAWTRIFPMGDELEPNEEGLQFYDDVFDELLKNGIEPVITLSHFEMPYHLAKEYGGFMNRKVIEYFVRYAKVCFTRYQTKVKYWMTFNEINNQMNYKNDIFGWTNSGAHFGNYENPQEAMYQCGHYELVASALAVKAGYEINPDFIIGNMIAMVPIYPFSCRPADMVLANQAMHDRFFFCDVQVRGHYPRYALKMFEREGFHLDITEEDLQILKEGTVSYIGFSYYMSNAVDSTSFKDVSKSLDGASPNSVKNPYISESDWGWAIDPEGLRYTLNMLYERYELPLFIVENGFGAIDVKEEDGLCHDPYRIDYLKEHIEQMKLAVEYDGVELMGYTPWGCIDCVSFTTGEMKKRYGFIYIDRDNQGNGTLQRSKKDSFEWYKTVIATNGEEL from the coding sequence ATGGCATTTGATAAAGATTTTTTATGGGGTGGAGCAATGGCTGCTACTCAGTTTGAAGGTGGAGTATTAGGTACTTCAAAAGGACTTAGTGTAACAGATGTAATGACAGCTGGAGCACATGGTGTTCCTCGTGTTATTAGTGATGGAGTAGTGGAAGGAAATTATTATCCCAATCATGTAGGTATTGATTTTTATAATAACTACAAAGAGGATATTGCAATGCTTGCAGAAATGGGATTTAAATGTTTTCGTACTAGTATTGCTTGGACAAGAATCTTTCCAATGGGAGATGAATTAGAACCTAATGAAGAAGGTTTACAGTTCTATGATGATGTTTTTGATGAATTATTAAAGAATGGGATTGAACCAGTGATTACGTTATCACATTTTGAGATGCCATATCATTTAGCTAAAGAGTATGGTGGTTTTATGAATCGAAAAGTAATTGAATACTTTGTACGTTATGCGAAAGTATGTTTTACAAGATATCAAACAAAAGTAAAATATTGGATGACTTTTAATGAAATAAATAATCAAATGAATTATAAAAATGATATCTTTGGATGGACTAATTCAGGAGCTCATTTTGGTAATTATGAAAACCCTCAAGAAGCAATGTACCAATGTGGACATTATGAATTAGTAGCTAGTGCATTAGCAGTGAAAGCTGGTTATGAAATAAACCCTGATTTTATTATTGGAAATATGATAGCAATGGTACCTATTTATCCATTTAGTTGTCGTCCTGCAGATATGGTACTAGCAAACCAAGCAATGCATGATCGCTTCTTCTTTTGTGATGTGCAAGTTCGTGGACATTATCCACGATATGCATTAAAAATGTTTGAAAGAGAAGGATTTCATTTAGATATTACCGAAGAAGACTTACAAATTCTAAAAGAAGGAACAGTTTCTTATATTGGATTTAGTTATTATATGTCCAATGCAGTAGATTCTACTTCTTTTAAAGATGTTTCTAAATCATTAGATGGAGCTAGTCCTAATTCTGTTAAGAATCCTTATATTAGTGAATCTGATTGGGGATGGGCTATTGATCCAGAAGGATTACGTTATACTTTAAATATGCTTTATGAAAGATATGAATTACCTTTGTTTATTGTAGAAAATGGTTTTGGGGCTATTGATGTAAAAGAAGAAGATGGTTTATGTCATGATCCTTATCGTATCGATTATTTAAAAGAACATATTGAACAAATGAAATTAGCAGTAGAATATGATGGAGTAGAACTAATGGGATATACACCTTGGGGATGTATTGATTGTGTCTCTTTTACAACTGGTGAAATGAAAAAGAGATATGGTTTTATTTATATTGATCGTGATAATCAAGGAAATGGAACATTACAAAGAAGTAAGAAAGACTCTTTTGAATGGTATAAAACAGTAATAGCAACAAATGGTGAAGAATTATAA
- a CDS encoding ABC transporter ATP-binding protein — MLKLDNVCITFHGGTVNEKKALQDIHLDIKKGEFITVIGSNGAGKSTLLNVIAGTLEIDKGSIVLDGNDITKLKEHQRAGDIGRLFQDPLKGTAPNMTLEENLSLAYGRGVKKASLYQKYLKLGRTKEEKELFVNYVKKLDLGLETRMTNKVGLLSGGQRQALTLTMATMNPPKLLLLDEHTAALDPKTAKQVMHITKEIIEENHMTCIMITHNIEHALQYGDRMLVMAEGRIIKEIEKEEKQVMTIEDVLKVYAKANVKQLSDSMILG; from the coding sequence ATGTTAAAATTAGATAATGTTTGTATTACCTTTCATGGTGGTACAGTAAATGAAAAGAAAGCTTTACAAGATATCCATTTAGATATTAAAAAAGGTGAATTTATTACGGTTATTGGGAGTAATGGAGCTGGTAAATCGACTTTATTAAATGTAATAGCAGGAACATTAGAGATAGATAAAGGAAGTATTGTTTTAGATGGAAATGATATTACAAAACTAAAAGAACATCAAAGAGCTGGTGATATTGGAAGACTATTTCAAGATCCTTTAAAAGGGACGGCACCCAATATGACATTAGAAGAAAATCTATCGCTTGCTTATGGTAGAGGTGTAAAGAAAGCTAGTTTGTATCAAAAGTATTTGAAGTTAGGTAGAACAAAAGAAGAAAAAGAATTGTTTGTTAATTATGTTAAGAAACTAGATTTAGGATTAGAAACAAGAATGACAAATAAAGTAGGATTGTTATCTGGGGGTCAAAGACAGGCTTTAACTTTAACAATGGCTACTATGAATCCACCTAAGTTATTATTACTAGATGAACATACAGCAGCCTTAGATCCTAAGACTGCAAAACAAGTAATGCATATAACAAAAGAGATTATTGAAGAAAATCATATGACTTGTATTATGATTACTCATAATATTGAACATGCATTACAGTATGGAGATCGTATGTTAGTAATGGCAGAAGGAAGAATTATTAAAGAAATTGAAAAAGAAGAAAAACAAGTAATGACGATTGAAGATGTTTTAAAGGTTTATGCCAAAGCAAATGTAAAACAATTAAGTGATAGTATGATTTTGGGATAG
- a CDS encoding ABC transporter permease, which translates to MTLSTIIGAIELGLIFAIMSSGVFITFRVMDFPDLTVDGSFTLGCASGAILAYYGHPVIGVAVGFMAGVLAGLCTGFLHTKMKVQYILAGIITMTGLYSINLRVAGDKPNFSLFGKDTIYSLFETITNGMFGKFSDLVLLALVSGVILMLVVLFFKTPVGLALRATGDNEHMVRASSINTDRMKLLGLGLANGLVALAAAIYTQYQLFFDMDLGIGMMIVGLTGIIIGETIFGKKSILQSIIALTIGSVLYRLLLTYVLSMGMNPNDWKLLSAIFVAFVISLPTIQMYLSKKGK; encoded by the coding sequence ATGACATTATCAACAATTATAGGTGCAATTGAATTAGGTCTAATCTTCGCAATTATGTCATCAGGTGTGTTCATTACTTTTCGAGTAATGGACTTCCCTGATTTAACAGTGGATGGAAGCTTCACATTAGGATGTGCAAGTGGCGCTATTTTAGCGTATTATGGTCATCCTGTTATTGGAGTAGCTGTCGGTTTCATGGCAGGAGTTTTGGCAGGATTGTGCACAGGATTTTTACACACCAAAATGAAAGTACAATATATTTTAGCTGGAATTATCACAATGACAGGTCTTTATTCAATTAACTTACGAGTTGCTGGTGATAAACCAAACTTCTCCTTATTTGGAAAAGATACTATTTATAGTTTATTTGAAACAATCACAAATGGAATGTTTGGTAAGTTTAGTGATTTAGTTTTATTAGCGTTAGTTAGTGGTGTGATATTGATGTTGGTTGTTTTATTTTTCAAAACACCAGTTGGCTTAGCACTGCGTGCTACGGGAGATAATGAACATATGGTTCGTGCATCTTCGATTAATACCGATCGTATGAAATTATTAGGACTAGGATTAGCGAATGGATTAGTAGCACTAGCTGCTGCTATTTATACACAATATCAATTATTCTTTGATATGGATTTAGGGATTGGGATGATGATTGTTGGATTAACAGGGATTATTATTGGGGAAACAATATTTGGTAAAAAATCAATCTTACAAAGTATTATTGCTTTGACAATAGGATCTGTTTTATATCGTTTATTATTAACTTATGTATTGAGTATGGGGATGAATCCAAATGATTGGAAATTATTGAGTGCTATCTTTGTAGCCTTTGTTATCAGTTTACCAACAATTCAAATGTATTTATCAAAGAAAGGGAAATAA
- a CDS encoding ABC transporter substrate-binding protein: MKRVVKLVLCMMMAVTMFGCSSESEEETMTVGIIKYTEHTSLDAIEDAITVAIENSGQDIEIIYKNAAGDTSIMTTLVEQVISQGADVIVAIATPTAQACAQFASDVPVVFAAVEDPVDAGLVNDTSAPDLNITGTSDALALDEIVALIQEVYSDTQTIGFLYNTGEANSVSSLEKFEEYANAAGMEVVKIGVTGTADISTALSTSLDKVDVVFSPTDNTIASAMTQVSEMCKDAGKAIFCGADSMVSDGGFMAYGINYEQLGTTTGEMVLDILAGSDVSEIPVAVFNEDLIVYMNQTTADSIGFDGLEAVQENYTVEIFE, from the coding sequence ATGAAAAGAGTAGTGAAATTAGTTTTATGTATGATGATGGCAGTAACGATGTTTGGATGTAGTAGTGAGAGTGAAGAGGAAACAATGACGGTAGGAATTATTAAGTATACGGAGCATACTTCATTAGATGCAATTGAAGATGCAATTACGGTAGCTATTGAAAATAGTGGACAAGATATTGAAATTATTTATAAAAATGCAGCCGGAGATACTTCAATAATGACAACTCTAGTTGAGCAAGTAATATCACAAGGAGCAGATGTTATTGTTGCTATTGCAACACCAACAGCACAAGCTTGTGCACAATTTGCTAGTGATGTACCAGTTGTATTTGCGGCAGTAGAAGATCCAGTAGATGCTGGATTAGTAAATGATACAAGTGCACCTGATTTAAATATTACAGGAACTAGTGATGCATTGGCATTAGATGAAATAGTAGCTTTAATTCAAGAGGTTTATAGTGATACACAAACAATTGGTTTTTTATATAACACAGGAGAAGCAAACTCTGTATCTTCTTTAGAAAAATTTGAAGAATATGCAAATGCAGCTGGAATGGAAGTAGTAAAAATTGGAGTAACGGGAACAGCAGATATTAGTACTGCTCTAAGTACTTCTTTAGATAAAGTAGATGTAGTATTTTCACCAACAGATAATACAATCGCTTCTGCAATGACTCAAGTAAGTGAAATGTGTAAAGATGCAGGGAAAGCAATTTTCTGTGGTGCAGATTCAATGGTTAGTGATGGTGGATTTATGGCTTATGGAATTAACTATGAACAACTTGGAACGACTACAGGAGAAATGGTTTTAGATATTTTAGCTGGAAGTGATGTTAGTGAAATACCAGTAGCAGTATTTAATGAAGATTTAATTGTTTATATGAATCAAACAACAGCAGATTCAATTGGATTTGATGGTTTAGAAGCAGTGCAAGAAAATTATACAGTAGAAATATTTGAATAG
- a CDS encoding DMT family transporter, with translation MKLKAVILMLMSAASFSLMQIFVASTSATIPLFEQLFFRNLVATFVAFMALRNKKVKLFGKKENQVKLFLRASFGYLGMITTFYASGNGNQGDVSTILKMSPFVVTVLAFLFLKEKITKYQIIGLLVAFLGAAFVANPEFNSDIVPILVAMVAAVFSGMAYTMIGALKGKEVPEVIIFYFSFFSTVVTLPLMAMNCVMPTLLEVVLLVCIGIFAALGQIALTHSYALAKASEISIYNYSGIIFSMIFGYIFLGQTVQWNSIVGSSLVIVAGCIVFFGSKKSVS, from the coding sequence ATGAAATTAAAAGCAGTTATATTAATGTTAATGTCAGCAGCATCATTTTCATTAATGCAAATATTTGTTGCTAGTACATCTGCAACAATCCCTTTGTTTGAACAGTTATTTTTTAGAAACTTAGTAGCTACATTTGTTGCTTTTATGGCACTTAGAAATAAAAAAGTAAAATTGTTTGGAAAAAAAGAAAATCAGGTTAAATTATTTTTAAGAGCTTCGTTTGGTTATTTAGGGATGATTACTACTTTTTATGCATCAGGAAATGGGAATCAAGGAGATGTTTCTACGATATTAAAAATGTCACCCTTTGTAGTAACCGTTTTAGCTTTTTTATTTTTAAAAGAAAAGATTACAAAGTATCAAATTATTGGTTTACTCGTTGCTTTTCTAGGAGCAGCCTTTGTTGCTAATCCAGAATTTAACTCAGATATTGTACCAATATTAGTAGCTATGGTAGCTGCTGTATTCTCAGGTATGGCCTATACTATGATTGGTGCTTTAAAAGGAAAAGAAGTACCAGAAGTAATTATCTTTTACTTCTCCTTCTTTTCAACGGTAGTAACACTACCGTTGATGGCTATGAATTGTGTTATGCCAACCTTATTAGAAGTTGTTTTATTAGTATGTATTGGTATCTTTGCAGCGCTAGGGCAGATTGCTTTAACCCATTCTTATGCGCTTGCAAAAGCTTCAGAAATAAGTATTTATAATTATTCAGGGATTATTTTTTCAATGATTTTTGGTTATATTTTCTTAGGTCAAACTGTACAATGGAATTCAATTGTAGGATCATCATTAGTTATTGTAGCTGGATGTATTGTCTTTTTTGGAAGTAAAAAGAGTGTTTCGTAG
- the trxB gene encoding thioredoxin-disulfide reductase has translation MIDIIIIGAGPAGLSAALYASRAGASVLMLDGAAPGGKLNVSAEIENWPGQKKVAGPDLAYQMFEHGLAFGASYEYGLVEKVEDLGDYKVVVTTDKTYEARMVLVASGTVERKLGLEKEEELTGKGISYCAVCDGPFFKEEEVAVIGGGNSALEEANYLTKFASIVHLIVRRDQFRADKIVQDKIKANDKIKIHFLQKPIEIIEENNKVAGLVLEHSQTSETMNLPVKGIFPYVGLDPITSFVSHLGITNKVGYIEVDKHMETNVKGIFGAGDVIDKVLRQVVTATNDGAIAGQYMSELLQDQSLQK, from the coding sequence ATGATAGATATTATAATTATTGGAGCTGGACCAGCTGGTTTATCAGCAGCATTATATGCTTCTAGAGCGGGAGCTAGTGTTCTTATGTTAGATGGAGCTGCTCCTGGTGGGAAATTAAATGTTAGTGCGGAAATAGAAAACTGGCCAGGACAAAAAAAGGTAGCAGGACCAGATCTTGCTTATCAAATGTTTGAGCATGGATTGGCTTTTGGGGCTAGTTATGAATATGGTTTGGTTGAAAAGGTAGAAGATTTAGGTGATTATAAGGTTGTAGTGACAACTGATAAAACTTATGAAGCGAGAATGGTATTAGTTGCTAGTGGGACAGTAGAAAGAAAATTAGGGTTAGAAAAAGAAGAAGAATTAACTGGTAAAGGAATTTCTTATTGTGCTGTATGTGATGGACCTTTCTTTAAAGAAGAAGAAGTAGCTGTTATTGGTGGTGGAAATTCAGCATTAGAAGAAGCAAACTATTTAACAAAGTTTGCTAGTATTGTTCATTTAATTGTCCGTCGTGATCAATTTAGAGCAGATAAGATAGTCCAAGATAAAATCAAAGCAAATGATAAAATCAAGATTCATTTTTTACAAAAACCTATTGAAATTATAGAAGAAAATAACAAAGTAGCAGGATTAGTATTAGAACATAGTCAAACAAGTGAAACTATGAATCTTCCTGTAAAAGGGATATTCCCTTATGTTGGATTAGACCCAATTACTAGTTTTGTAAGTCATTTAGGAATTACAAATAAAGTAGGTTATATAGAAGTGGATAAACATATGGAAACAAATGTAAAAGGTATCTTTGGAGCAGGAGATGTTATTGATAAAGTATTACGTCAAGTTGTTACTGCAACCAATGATGGTGCGATTGCAGGGCAATATATGAGTGAATTATTACAAGATCAATCACTACAAAAGTAG
- the ppaX gene encoding pyrophosphatase PpaX, translated as MSKKYGVLFDLDGTVLYTDELILETFQFVFKKYKPGYELSREELLSFLGPSLKASFERYFDPSMTEELIDYYREFNHANHEKYVYVYETVRETLASLQAKGYPMAIVTTKYSVAAMIGLDTFDLTQYFDVVVGLDHVTLTKPNPEGVLKAMELLGVDRAVMIGDNDVDVLAAKNASIHSIAIKWSPKGYAHLEALNPDLLVDKMEEIIPFIEKVSE; from the coding sequence ATGTCTAAGAAGTACGGAGTACTATTTGATTTAGATGGAACTGTGTTGTATACAGATGAATTGATATTAGAAACTTTTCAGTTTGTGTTTAAAAAATATAAACCAGGATATGAATTAAGTAGAGAAGAGTTATTATCTTTTTTAGGACCTTCTTTAAAAGCTTCTTTTGAAAGATATTTTGATCCTAGTATGACAGAGGAATTAATTGATTATTATCGTGAATTTAATCATGCGAATCATGAAAAATATGTGTATGTTTATGAAACTGTCCGTGAAACGTTAGCTAGTTTACAAGCAAAAGGGTATCCAATGGCAATTGTTACGACTAAATATAGCGTAGCTGCAATGATTGGTTTAGATACTTTTGATTTAACACAATATTTTGATGTAGTTGTTGGCTTAGATCATGTAACGCTTACAAAACCAAATCCTGAAGGAGTTTTGAAAGCAATGGAATTATTGGGTGTTGATCGTGCAGTCATGATTGGTGATAATGACGTCGATGTATTAGCAGCTAAAAATGCATCGATTCATAGTATTGCTATTAAATGGTCACCAAAAGGATATGCCCATTTAGAAGCGTTAAACCCAGATTTATTAGTGGATAAAATGGAAGAAATTATTCCATTTATTGAAAAGGTGAGTGAATAA
- the lgt gene encoding prolipoprotein diacylglyceryl transferase, producing the protein MMELFPTRETFISIGSITIQWYAVFIIIGAFVAYWIAKKEFVKAGYDKEMASDFLASILVVGIVGARIWYVVFMFDELYKDNLWDIFKINNGGLAIQGGIVAGVLFGYWFFKKRNIYFLYAGDVIMPNLLLSQVFGRIGNFVNQEAHGGEVTLEFLQSLHLPNFIIEGMYIDGVYYHPTFLYEGIGNLIGFLIIYFVVKKYVKVQGVAFFSYFIWYGIVRFFVEGLRTDSLYWMGMRTAQLTSIGFVVFGVIGCVWAYQRYKKMEVKDV; encoded by the coding sequence ATGATGGAATTATTTCCGACAAGAGAAACATTTATATCGATTGGATCAATTACGATACAATGGTATGCAGTATTTATAATAATAGGAGCTTTTGTAGCCTATTGGATTGCAAAAAAAGAGTTTGTAAAAGCTGGATATGATAAAGAAATGGCATCTGATTTTCTAGCAAGTATTTTAGTTGTTGGGATTGTAGGGGCTCGTATTTGGTATGTTGTGTTTATGTTTGATGAATTATATAAAGATAATCTTTGGGATATTTTTAAGATTAATAATGGTGGACTTGCCATACAAGGGGGTATTGTAGCAGGGGTACTATTTGGATATTGGTTTTTTAAAAAAAGAAATATTTATTTTCTGTATGCTGGAGATGTTATTATGCCAAACTTATTATTATCACAAGTTTTTGGTAGAATAGGTAATTTTGTAAATCAAGAAGCACATGGTGGAGAAGTTACGTTGGAGTTTTTACAAAGTTTACATTTACCTAATTTTATTATTGAGGGAATGTATATAGATGGTGTTTATTATCATCCTACTTTTTTATATGAAGGAATTGGTAATTTAATAGGATTTTTAATTATTTATTTTGTGGTTAAAAAATATGTAAAGGTACAAGGAGTAGCTTTCTTTAGTTATTTTATTTGGTATGGTATTGTTCGTTTCTTTGTCGAAGGATTAAGAACGGATAGTTTATATTGGATGGGTATGCGTACAGCACAATTAACATCTATTGGTTTTGTAGTGTTTGGTGTGATAGGGTGTGTGTGGGCTTATCAGAGATATAAAAAAATGGAGGTAAAGGATGTCTAA